In Streptomyces roseifaciens, a single genomic region encodes these proteins:
- a CDS encoding SDR family oxidoreductase, which produces MTDTRKTALIVGASRTLGLGLAAEYLRRGWDVIGTVRGSRRTGLHDLAEASGGRLTIESLEMTEPEQISALRDRLARRTLDLLFVNAAITRGDIPIGEVPTDMFTEVMITNALSPMRVAESFRPLVAPTGTIGIMSSDQGSISLNDDGGQDLYRASKSALNQLMRSYAARYAEDKRTLLLMDPGWVRTELGGPDADLSVEESIPGVAETIERHRGEPGLHFLDYQGQAVPW; this is translated from the coding sequence ATGACCGACACCCGTAAGACCGCCCTCATCGTCGGGGCCTCCCGGACCCTGGGCCTCGGCCTCGCCGCCGAGTACCTTCGCCGCGGCTGGGACGTCATCGGCACGGTCCGCGGCAGCCGGCGCACCGGTCTCCACGACCTGGCCGAAGCGTCCGGAGGGCGGCTGACCATCGAGTCGCTGGAGATGACCGAGCCGGAGCAGATCTCGGCCCTGCGCGACCGACTGGCACGGCGCACGCTCGACCTGCTCTTCGTCAACGCCGCCATCACGCGCGGCGACATCCCGATCGGCGAGGTCCCGACGGACATGTTCACCGAGGTCATGATCACCAACGCACTCAGCCCGATGCGCGTAGCCGAGTCCTTCCGCCCGCTGGTCGCGCCGACCGGGACCATCGGCATCATGTCCTCCGACCAGGGGAGCATCTCTCTGAACGATGACGGCGGCCAGGACCTGTACCGAGCCAGCAAGTCCGCGCTGAACCAGCTGATGCGGAGCTACGCCGCCCGCTATGCCGAGGACAAGCGGACGCTGCTGCTCATGGACCCGGGGTGGGTGCGTACCGAACTCGGTGGACCTGACGCCGATCTCAGCGTGGAGGAGAGCATTCCAGGGGTGGCGGAGACGATCGAGCGCCACCGAGGGGAGCCCGGCCTCCACTTTCTCGATTACCAGGGGCAGGCCGTGCCCTGGTAG
- a CDS encoding TROVE domain-containing protein, translated as MARFNTRAPKAAGPVSPVTTTGRTRTHLGGKGHARDDRSELFLLAVANFVSQQTYHESGTSRDDRFAALVRKLAVEDPAWTAGLLRWLRGDGRMRTASLVGAAEYVKARLDAGATDGPTNRQVVDAVLRRADEPGEMLAYWTSAYGRNVPKPVKRGIADAVKRLYTGRNLLKYDTASKGYRFGDVLNLVHPTPDPDKPWQGALFQYALDRRHNPDTATPPASDRTLTAHRALMAVPVEERRAVVTGPGGAERLAAAGMTWEALAGWLQGPMDAAAWEAVIPSMGTMALVRNLRNFDEAGVSDAVAEQVAARMADPEEVARSRQFPFRYLAAYQHAPSLRWAYPLERALGHSLGNVPQLPGRTLILVDRSGSMWSPLSDRSQLNRADAAAIFGTAVAMRAADADLVEFGTTSAPVTYRQGESVLKVLERFGSLGGTDTTEAVRRHYRGHDRVLIVTDEQAAYHHAGDPTEQVPAHIPVYTWNLAGYRPGHGPSGSADRHTFGGLTDAAFRMVPLLEDGRDAHWPWED; from the coding sequence ATGGCACGTTTCAACACCCGTGCACCCAAGGCAGCCGGGCCCGTCTCTCCCGTGACCACGACCGGGCGCACCCGCACCCACCTGGGCGGCAAGGGACACGCGCGGGACGACCGCTCCGAGCTGTTCCTGCTCGCGGTCGCCAACTTCGTCTCCCAGCAGACCTACCACGAGAGCGGTACCAGTCGTGACGACCGGTTCGCCGCACTCGTACGCAAGCTCGCCGTCGAGGACCCGGCCTGGACCGCCGGCCTCCTCCGGTGGCTGCGCGGCGACGGCCGGATGCGCACCGCCTCCCTCGTCGGCGCCGCCGAGTACGTCAAGGCACGTCTCGACGCCGGCGCCACCGACGGCCCCACCAACCGCCAGGTCGTCGACGCCGTACTGCGCCGCGCGGACGAGCCCGGCGAGATGCTGGCCTACTGGACCTCCGCCTACGGCCGGAACGTCCCGAAGCCCGTCAAGCGAGGCATCGCCGACGCGGTCAAGCGCCTGTACACCGGCCGCAACCTCTTGAAGTACGACACCGCCTCCAAGGGCTACCGCTTCGGCGACGTCCTCAACCTCGTCCACCCCACGCCCGACCCGGACAAGCCGTGGCAGGGCGCGCTGTTCCAGTACGCCCTGGACCGCCGCCACAACCCGGACACCGCCACCCCGCCCGCCTCGGACCGCACCCTGACCGCGCACCGTGCGCTGATGGCCGTGCCCGTTGAGGAGCGGCGGGCTGTGGTCACCGGCCCCGGTGGCGCCGAGCGGCTCGCCGCAGCGGGCATGACCTGGGAGGCGCTGGCCGGGTGGCTGCAGGGCCCGATGGACGCGGCGGCCTGGGAGGCCGTCATTCCCTCCATGGGCACGATGGCCCTGGTCCGCAACCTGCGGAACTTCGACGAGGCCGGAGTGTCCGACGCGGTCGCCGAGCAGGTGGCCGCCCGGATGGCCGACCCGGAAGAGGTCGCGCGTTCCCGGCAGTTCCCCTTCCGGTACCTGGCCGCCTACCAGCACGCCCCCTCGCTGCGCTGGGCCTACCCGCTGGAGCGGGCCCTCGGTCACTCACTGGGGAACGTGCCCCAGCTGCCCGGCCGGACCTTGATCCTGGTCGACCGCTCCGGCTCCATGTGGTCACCGCTGTCCGACCGTTCACAGCTCAACCGCGCGGACGCCGCCGCCATCTTCGGCACGGCCGTGGCGATGCGCGCGGCCGACGCCGATCTCGTCGAGTTCGGCACCACCAGCGCGCCCGTGACCTACCGTCAGGGCGAGTCGGTCCTCAAGGTGCTCGAGCGTTTCGGGAGCCTCGGCGGTACCGACACCACCGAGGCGGTACGCCGGCACTACCGCGGCCACGACCGGGTCCTGATCGTCACCGACGAACAGGCGGCCTACCACCACGCGGGCGACCCGACCGAGCAGGTTCCGGCCCACATCCCGGTCTACACCTGGAATCTGGCCGGTTACCGGCCCGGCCACGGCCCGTCGGGATCCGCCGACCGGCACACCTTCGGCGGGCTCACCGACGCGGCATTCCGGATGGTGCCGCTGCTGGAAGACGGCCGGGACGCCCACTGGCCCTGGGAGGACTGA
- a CDS encoding tetratricopeptide repeat protein: MTEGPGSPAVLRQEVRAENGHAYGAIGADIHVFGAGTPVYLLFAYRRLLGFDGEWLRAQPSRMLDARAEVVDFTGRDTEVGELISWRDQHARMAVRWLHGPGGQGKTRLAARLAADSEAAGWKVVTAVHGTDTAPPAEGSQDLRLDGHTGVLVLVDYADRWPVSHLSWLFHNRLLRQGVPARILLIGRSAHGWPAVRGQLNRLRENIETSDQLLRPLPAEGDERGRMFVAARTCFAARYPGIPDVESIAPPGPLGHDDFGLTLAVQMAALVAVDARAHGRRPPGDMTGLTAYLLDREHENWRQLHENAAAGLPHRTADHVMRRAVFTAVLTGAVTRPAGRAVLGRLIPETAPDELLSDHAVCYPPTDPAGAHVLEPLLPDRLAEDFLALTLPGSPVTGYATDPWAAFGVTALLARGRDGAAAPWTPRAVTFLAEAAGRWPHVGQGHLFPALQRDAGLALDAGSVALASLARAEELDFDVVEGIERVFRSVTGNTRHVDIDAGYAVLTERVTRHRIAVTEQPRERSKALHTLAIRLSHAGRRSEALDAEAQAVAYSRAVVTAGRPDDIDLHNHAASLSHLSELLAEAGRPAEATEPAVEAVRVLRRLTQDDQDLYLAPFARATGALSSLLKRLGRPDQAIEYAELAFFMYQQVVEGNRGNEAVRHLPNYTATARQLASLLSENGRPEEALKLYKGCLDYGRTLVAAAPQTELPGLAATLHGLGLTLARLGRHEESMAPNLECVELYRRLEKANPAAFRPGLAETLCNLGGQLETLSRRDDALVTFEEALALYRRLAADRPDRHLPHLVSVLTRVSGLLSAGGRLQDAVAPQEEAVGISRHLAQDEPAYLPELVDCLSNLGIRLAETLRHTEAVAPAREALETGRRLAQEDPRAYMPLLAACLFNMGLRHSAVGRPAEAAGVLEEAVGRYRQLVALGGPATYSAQLAMSLGTLGEQLATLGRYDEMLGVSEESLELLRPLAESAPGAHLPEFTRRQLFYAEMRLHARLDLPSALQEALAAVNTYWSAAEQYPSYIPLLKRALTTLADVLDALGRHTDAADMRHKRETIPDLPRV; this comes from the coding sequence GTGACCGAGGGTCCGGGCAGCCCTGCGGTCCTGCGTCAGGAGGTCCGGGCGGAGAACGGGCACGCGTACGGGGCCATCGGCGCGGACATCCACGTCTTCGGCGCGGGGACCCCGGTCTACCTGCTGTTCGCGTACCGCAGACTCTTAGGCTTCGACGGCGAGTGGCTGCGCGCCCAGCCCAGCCGCATGCTCGACGCACGGGCCGAGGTCGTCGACTTCACCGGCCGTGACACCGAGGTGGGCGAGCTGATCTCCTGGCGCGACCAGCACGCCCGCATGGCCGTGCGCTGGCTGCACGGTCCCGGCGGCCAGGGCAAGACGCGGCTGGCGGCGCGGCTCGCCGCCGACTCCGAGGCGGCCGGGTGGAAGGTCGTCACCGCGGTGCACGGCACCGACACCGCCCCGCCCGCGGAGGGCAGCCAGGACCTGCGGCTCGACGGGCACACCGGCGTCCTCGTCCTCGTCGACTACGCCGACCGGTGGCCCGTCTCGCACCTGAGCTGGCTGTTCCACAACCGGCTGCTGCGACAGGGGGTCCCGGCGCGGATCCTGCTCATCGGCCGCTCCGCCCACGGCTGGCCGGCCGTGCGCGGGCAGCTGAACCGGCTGCGCGAGAACATCGAGACCTCGGACCAGCTGCTGCGCCCTCTGCCCGCGGAGGGCGATGAGCGTGGCCGCATGTTCGTGGCCGCCCGGACCTGTTTCGCCGCCCGCTACCCCGGGATCCCCGACGTCGAGTCCATCGCTCCGCCGGGGCCGCTCGGTCACGACGACTTCGGGCTGACGCTCGCCGTGCAGATGGCCGCCCTGGTCGCCGTGGACGCACGAGCCCACGGGCGTCGGCCGCCCGGCGACATGACCGGCCTGACCGCGTACCTGCTCGACCGCGAGCACGAGAACTGGCGGCAGCTCCACGAGAACGCGGCCGCGGGGCTGCCGCACCGCACGGCCGACCACGTCATGAGACGGGCGGTCTTCACGGCCGTCCTCACCGGCGCGGTGACCCGCCCCGCCGGCCGCGCCGTGCTGGGCAGGCTGATACCGGAGACGGCCCCCGACGAGCTGCTCAGCGACCATGCGGTCTGCTACCCGCCCACCGACCCGGCCGGCGCCCACGTCCTCGAACCCCTGCTGCCCGACCGTCTGGCGGAGGACTTCCTGGCGCTCACCCTGCCCGGCAGCCCCGTCACCGGGTACGCCACCGACCCCTGGGCCGCCTTCGGGGTGACCGCGCTGCTGGCGCGGGGCAGGGACGGGGCGGCAGCGCCCTGGACACCGCGTGCGGTGACCTTCCTCGCGGAGGCGGCCGGCCGGTGGCCGCACGTGGGGCAGGGACACCTCTTCCCGGCGCTGCAGCGGGACGCGGGGCTCGCGCTCGACGCGGGCAGCGTCGCCCTGGCCTCACTCGCAAGGGCCGAAGAACTCGACTTCGACGTGGTCGAAGGGATCGAGCGCGTGTTCCGGTCCGTGACCGGGAACACGCGGCACGTCGACATCGACGCCGGGTACGCGGTCCTCACCGAGCGCGTCACACGGCACCGGATCGCCGTCACCGAGCAGCCGCGCGAACGGAGCAAGGCCCTGCACACCCTGGCCATCCGGCTCTCGCACGCCGGACGCAGGAGCGAGGCCCTCGACGCCGAGGCCCAGGCGGTGGCATACAGCCGCGCGGTCGTGACCGCCGGCCGGCCGGACGACATCGACCTGCACAACCACGCTGCGAGCCTGAGCCACCTCAGCGAGCTGCTCGCGGAGGCAGGCCGGCCGGCGGAAGCGACCGAACCCGCCGTCGAGGCGGTGCGGGTGCTCCGCAGGCTGACCCAGGACGACCAGGACCTCTACCTGGCCCCCTTCGCCCGTGCCACGGGCGCACTGTCCTCCCTGCTGAAGCGGCTGGGCCGGCCGGACCAGGCCATCGAATACGCCGAGCTGGCCTTCTTCATGTACCAGCAGGTCGTGGAGGGCAACCGCGGCAACGAGGCGGTCCGGCACCTGCCGAACTACACGGCGACGGCACGCCAGCTGGCTTCGCTCCTGTCCGAGAACGGCCGGCCGGAGGAGGCGCTGAAGCTGTACAAGGGGTGCCTGGATTACGGCCGGACCCTCGTGGCGGCCGCCCCGCAGACCGAGTTGCCCGGACTGGCCGCGACGCTCCACGGACTCGGCCTCACCCTGGCACGCCTCGGGCGTCACGAGGAGTCCATGGCGCCCAACCTGGAGTGCGTCGAGCTGTACCGCCGGCTGGAGAAGGCGAACCCTGCCGCCTTCCGCCCCGGCCTCGCGGAAACCCTGTGCAACCTCGGCGGACAGCTGGAAACCCTGTCCCGGCGCGACGACGCGCTCGTCACCTTCGAGGAGGCGCTCGCCCTGTACCGCCGGCTCGCCGCCGACAGGCCCGACCGGCACCTTCCGCACCTGGTCTCCGTCCTCACCCGCGTCTCAGGCCTGCTGTCGGCGGGGGGCCGGCTGCAGGACGCGGTCGCGCCGCAGGAGGAGGCCGTCGGCATTTCCCGGCACCTCGCCCAGGACGAGCCCGCGTACCTGCCCGAGCTCGTGGACTGCCTGAGCAACCTGGGCATCCGCCTCGCCGAGACGCTTCGGCACACAGAGGCCGTCGCGCCCGCGCGAGAGGCACTGGAGACCGGCCGCAGGCTCGCCCAGGAGGACCCTCGCGCGTACATGCCCCTCCTCGCGGCCTGTCTGTTCAACATGGGCTTGCGCCACTCCGCCGTCGGCCGACCCGCCGAAGCCGCGGGGGTACTCGAAGAGGCCGTCGGCCGGTACCGGCAACTGGTCGCCCTCGGCGGCCCGGCCACATACAGCGCGCAGCTGGCGATGTCGCTGGGCACGCTCGGCGAGCAACTGGCAACGCTGGGCCGGTACGACGAGATGCTCGGCGTCAGCGAGGAGAGCCTGGAGCTCCTGCGACCGCTCGCCGAATCCGCCCCCGGAGCGCATCTGCCCGAGTTCACCCGCCGGCAACTCTTCTACGCCGAGATGCGGCTGCACGCCCGGCTCGACCTGCCGTCGGCGCTGCAGGAGGCCCTGGCCGCAGTGAACACCTATTGGTCTGCGGCCGAGCAGTACCCCTCCTACATCCCGCTGCTGAAGCGTGCCCTGACCACCCTGGCCGATGTCCTCGACGCCCTGGGCCGCCACACCGACGCCGCCGACATGCGCCACAAACGGGAGACCATCCCGGACCTACCTCGGGTCTGA
- a CDS encoding GNAT family N-acetyltransferase → MHDTTHGIRIRPGSLADAPAILDMLDSAVVWMNDRGNTEQWGTTPYSQRPGGVMRVERYTTENAPYIAELDGRPVGALVLDSGPSPQMPIAPAEEPERYVRLLLSDRRYAGLGIGAALLARAAEETRRAGVKLLRVDCWAGGGGELVAFYERNGFISTDRFLSGAWPGQVLARRVG, encoded by the coding sequence GTGCACGACACCACTCATGGCATACGCATCAGACCGGGCAGCCTTGCCGACGCGCCGGCCATTTTGGACATGCTCGACTCCGCGGTGGTCTGGATGAACGATCGCGGCAATACCGAGCAGTGGGGTACGACACCGTATTCGCAAAGGCCGGGCGGGGTGATGCGGGTCGAGCGGTACACAACCGAGAACGCCCCTTACATCGCGGAGCTGGACGGGAGACCTGTCGGAGCTCTGGTGCTGGACTCCGGGCCAAGTCCGCAGATGCCGATCGCACCGGCCGAGGAACCCGAGCGGTACGTCCGGCTGCTGCTCTCCGACCGACGGTACGCCGGCCTGGGCATCGGGGCGGCCCTGCTGGCCCGTGCTGCCGAGGAGACCCGGCGGGCCGGCGTGAAGCTGCTTCGGGTTGACTGCTGGGCGGGCGGCGGGGGTGAACTGGTCGCGTTCTACGAGCGGAACGGTTTCATCTCCACCGACCGGTTCCTGTCCGGAGCCTGGCCGGGACAGGTGCTGGCCCGGCGGGTCGGCTGA
- a CDS encoding AzlC family ABC transporter permease, translated as MRRNSARAALNDSAGAGLGFVPLGLAFGALVTQSGLDWWWAGLSATLAFGGSFEFLLIGMVTAAAPLTAVALSAFMVNVRHVFYALSFPLHRISGRLGKTYATFALCDEAYALTTGKQARAWPSRRIL; from the coding sequence ATGCGGCGAAACTCGGCGCGTGCGGCGCTCAACGACTCTGCGGGCGCCGGCCTGGGATTCGTCCCGCTCGGCCTCGCCTTCGGAGCACTCGTGACCCAGTCGGGCCTGGACTGGTGGTGGGCGGGGCTGTCCGCGACGCTCGCCTTCGGCGGATCGTTCGAGTTCCTGCTCATCGGCATGGTCACGGCCGCGGCCCCACTGACGGCCGTCGCGCTGTCCGCGTTCATGGTGAACGTCCGGCACGTCTTCTACGCGCTGTCCTTCCCCCTGCACCGCATATCCGGCCGCCTCGGCAAGACGTACGCCACCTTCGCCCTGTGCGACGAGGCGTACGCGCTGACCACCGGGAAGCAGGCCCGCGCCTGGCCCAGCCGGCGCATTCTGTAG
- a CDS encoding LysR family transcriptional regulator yields the protein MDLDLRKLRYFVAVAEHRHFGRAAQALFIAQPVLSRQIRAFEQELGCRLFTRTTRSVELTPAGQQLYDEARRITTVVAAALRRVHEVERGAQRLVIAFSPGLHVSDAIRAFTASHPQVEIDVFPLRWWEQDAPLRDGRAHVGHLRRPFDDSGLRTVPIGHETKVACLPVTHPLAGRHTLTSADLDGESILDVRTRRTSSLEEKFELIASGQGIALVPLSVAGSYSRRDLVYLPVTDALPVETCLAVPESSCAGPVRDFLDIATATLRRHSGDAVMQRCSDAAMQR from the coding sequence CTGGATCTGGATCTGCGCAAGCTCCGCTATTTCGTCGCGGTGGCCGAGCACCGGCACTTCGGCCGGGCGGCACAGGCGCTGTTCATCGCGCAGCCGGTCCTCAGCCGGCAGATCCGCGCGTTCGAGCAGGAGCTGGGATGCCGGCTGTTCACGCGGACCACGCGCAGTGTTGAGCTGACCCCCGCGGGGCAGCAGCTCTACGACGAGGCGCGAAGGATCACCACGGTGGTGGCCGCGGCGCTGCGGCGCGTACACGAGGTCGAGCGGGGCGCGCAGCGGCTCGTCATCGCCTTCTCACCCGGCCTGCACGTGTCGGACGCGATCCGGGCGTTCACGGCGAGCCACCCGCAGGTCGAGATCGATGTTTTCCCGCTGCGCTGGTGGGAGCAGGACGCGCCGCTCCGCGACGGCCGCGCGCACGTCGGCCACCTCCGGCGCCCCTTCGACGATTCGGGGCTGCGCACCGTCCCCATCGGTCACGAGACCAAGGTCGCGTGCCTGCCCGTGACGCATCCGCTGGCCGGCCGGCACACACTCACGTCGGCCGATCTCGACGGTGAGTCGATCCTCGACGTCAGGACGCGACGGACGTCCTCGCTGGAGGAGAAGTTCGAACTCATCGCCTCCGGGCAGGGCATCGCGCTCGTCCCCCTCAGCGTGGCGGGCTCGTACTCCCGCCGTGACCTCGTCTACCTGCCCGTCACCGATGCCCTGCCCGTCGAGACCTGCCTGGCGGTACCGGAGAGCAGCTGCGCGGGCCCCGTTCGGGACTTCCTGGACATCGCCACCGCGACGCTGCGCCGGCACTCCGGTGATGCGGTGATGCAGCGATGCAGCGATGCAGCGATGCAGCGATAG
- a CDS encoding Lrp/AsnC ligand binding domain-containing protein, whose protein sequence is MYGRPDYFIRVAVADHAAYEASLTGKLSCLPAVLRLESHLTMKEIKTNR, encoded by the coding sequence ATGTACGGGCGGCCCGACTACTTCATCCGCGTCGCCGTGGCCGATCACGCTGCTTACGAAGCCTCCCTCACCGGCAAGCTCAGCTGCTTGCCCGCCGTCCTCCGCCTCGAATCCCACCTGACCATGAAGGAGATCAAGACCAACCGGTAA
- a CDS encoding branched-chain amino acid transporter permease, with the protein MPDTRYAIAAVLVAAAVTWGLRALPFAVLTPLRASSTVQYLSTRMPAGVMVILLAYCLRDLPLTHAPTLAPPAALAVTVGLHLWRRNALLSILGGTAAHVILASTVFAP; encoded by the coding sequence ATGCCTGACACGCGCTACGCCATCGCCGCCGTCCTCGTCGCCGCCGCCGTCACCTGGGGCCTGCGAGCCCTTCCCTTCGCCGTCCTCACGCCCCTGCGCGCCAGCAGCACCGTCCAGTACCTCAGCACGCGCATGCCCGCCGGCGTCATGGTGATCCTCCTCGCCTACTGCCTGCGCGACCTCCCCCTCACCCACGCGCCCACCCTGGCCCCGCCGGCCGCCCTCGCCGTCACCGTCGGCCTGCACCTGTGGCGCCGCAACGCGCTGCTGAGCATCCTCGGCGGCACGGCCGCCCATGTGATCCTGGCCAGCACGGTCTTCGCCCCCTGA
- a CDS encoding VOC family protein → MALKETMQRFTPMLYVRGSYEAVAFYQDVFGAEEIQERTMLLSQVPGMSEIPGADKVVVYSKLQFADGSGLNVAELSDEGVYAKDGGAVVGNNIHVGLQHTDPAVQKAEFAKLAEGGAVLEPLEEKFWGTQFGIVRDRFGVIWESNCYLQQG, encoded by the coding sequence ATGGCTCTCAAGGAAACGATGCAGCGATTCACCCCGATGCTCTACGTTCGGGGCAGCTACGAGGCCGTCGCGTTCTACCAGGACGTCTTCGGTGCCGAGGAGATCCAGGAGCGCACCATGCTCCTGTCGCAGGTGCCGGGCATGAGCGAGATCCCGGGTGCGGACAAGGTCGTCGTCTACTCCAAGCTGCAGTTCGCCGACGGCAGTGGCCTCAACGTCGCGGAGCTGTCGGACGAGGGTGTCTACGCCAAGGACGGCGGCGCGGTCGTCGGCAACAACATCCACGTGGGGCTGCAGCACACCGATCCGGCCGTGCAGAAGGCCGAGTTCGCGAAGCTGGCCGAGGGCGGCGCGGTGCTGGAGCCGCTGGAGGAGAAGTTCTGGGGCACGCAGTTCGGCATCGTCCGTGACCGGTTCGGCGTGATCTGGGAGTCCAACTGCTACCTGCAGCAGGGCTGA